The Poseidonibacter antarcticus genome includes a region encoding these proteins:
- the cas2 gene encoding CRISPR-associated endonuclease Cas2, giving the protein MSVFRIMWLMLMFDLPTKTKKQRKKYHWFHAELEKEGYSMIQYSVYGKIFSSTESAKLGKKRIKKFIKTNIKNGNIRILMFTDKQFASMDIIIGEQSIEEKNEPKQLLLF; this is encoded by the coding sequence ATGAGTGTCTTTAGAATTATGTGGTTAATGCTAATGTTTGATTTACCCACCAAAACAAAAAAACAAAGAAAAAAATATCATTGGTTTCATGCTGAACTAGAAAAAGAGGGTTATAGTATGATTCAATACTCTGTATATGGAAAAATATTTAGTTCAACAGAATCGGCGAAATTAGGTAAAAAAAGAATAAAAAAGTTTATAAAAACAAATATAAAAAATGGAAATATAAGAATACTAATGTTTACAGATAAACAGTTTGCATCTATGGATATAATAATTGGAGAGCAAAGTATTGAAGAAAAAAATGAACCAAAGCAATTATTGCTTTTCTAA
- the cas1 gene encoding type II CRISPR-associated endonuclease Cas1 → MGWKIIHLSKACKIKIKSENLLLYFYEEKQEIKVTIKDIDFILFDNTQFSITGKTLELLAKNNIATLFIDEEFTPCGILTPYFQHSTMTEIAHIQISLTKEFKEKAWQEIIKSKLINQAKVLELYRSSKAKDLVKLSSQVQIGDKNNDEAQGARLYWKQLFKIPNFKREQGATDIINSMLNYGYAIVRACMARSISASGLLPIFGIWHQNKYNAFNLVDDLIEPFRAFVDIHIKILRKTYTHKISLDTQLKREIISLLNFECVEIKGGISNIPRAVELFVMNYKKAMIKDDNSLILYPSIKEMYFKYECL, encoded by the coding sequence ATGGGATGGAAAATAATACATTTAAGCAAAGCTTGCAAAATAAAAATTAAGAGTGAAAATTTACTCTTATATTTTTATGAAGAGAAACAAGAAATAAAAGTGACGATAAAAGATATAGATTTTATTCTTTTTGATAATACACAGTTTTCTATAACTGGTAAAACTCTTGAACTCTTAGCTAAAAATAATATAGCTACTCTTTTTATTGATGAAGAGTTTACACCTTGTGGTATTTTAACTCCTTATTTTCAGCATAGTACAATGACTGAAATAGCTCACATACAAATTAGTTTAACAAAAGAGTTCAAAGAAAAAGCGTGGCAAGAGATAATTAAGTCAAAACTTATAAATCAGGCAAAAGTATTAGAACTATATAGAAGTTCAAAAGCTAAAGATTTAGTAAAATTGTCTTCACAAGTACAAATAGGTGATAAAAATAATGATGAAGCACAAGGGGCAAGGCTTTATTGGAAACAACTATTTAAAATACCAAACTTTAAAAGAGAACAAGGAGCTACTGATATTATAAATAGTATGCTTAACTATGGATATGCTATTGTTCGAGCTTGTATGGCTAGAAGTATTAGTGCTAGTGGGTTATTACCTATTTTTGGTATTTGGCATCAAAATAAATATAATGCTTTTAATCTTGTAGATGATTTAATAGAGCCTTTTAGAGCTTTTGTAGATATTCATATAAAAATATTAAGAAAAACCTATACGCATAAAATCTCATTAGATACACAATTGAAAAGAGAAATTATAAGCCTTTTAAATTTTGAATGTGTAGAAATAAAAGGTGGAATAAGTAATATTCCAAGAGCTGTAGAACTTTTTGTAATGAATTATAAAAAGGCTATGATAAAAGATGATAATTCGTTGATTCTTTATCCAAGTATCAAAGAGATGTATTTTAAATATGAGTGTCTTTAG
- the cas9 gene encoding type II CRISPR RNA-guided endonuclease Cas9 (Cas9, originally named Csn1, is the large, multifunctional signature protein of type II CRISPR/Cas systems. It is well known even to general audiences because its RNA-guided endonuclease activity has made it a popular tool for custom editing of eukaryotic genomes.), whose translation MKKILSLDLGITSIGYSVLKEMENDKYFLIDYGVSMFDKATDKDGKSKKLLHSASASASNLVNLRKQRKKNLAKLFEEFGLGEQEYFLYQEKQNIYKNKWELRAKKTFSEKLKIEELFTIFYAIAKHRGYKSLDSTDLLEELCEELNIPFKEDKKSKKDDEKGKIKAALKNIENLKLEYPNKTVATIIFEEELKQATPTFRNHDNYKYMIRREDINDEIEKIIKSQEKFGLFDKDFNTDNFISKLIQTIDDQKESSNDMNLFAPCEFYKEHKVSHQYSLIADIYKMYQAVSNITFNKKPTIKISKEQIKLIADDFFQKIKKGKNILDIKYKDIRKILKLSDDIKIFNKEDSYLNKGKKQENSIIKFHFISSLSKIDNSFILKAFEKENPYVELKEIFDTLGFEKSPKTIYEKLKNKVDDKTIIELIKNKTGSSLRISSYAMIKLIPYFEQGYTLDEIKEKLELNRCEDYSEFKKGIKYLNVSQFEEDDKLPINNHPVKYVVSASLRLIKHLHITYGAFDEIRVESTRELSLSEDAKKEIEKANRALEKQIDEIVGNKEYQKIAEQYGKNLRKYARKILMYEEQNRRDIYTGKGIEFEDIFTNTVDLDHIVPQSVGGLSVKHNFVLVHRDSNLQKSNQLPMDFIKDKEDFKNRVEDLFKEHKINWKKKINLLATNLDEVFKDTFESKSLRATSYIEALTAQILKRYYPFSNEKKQKDGSEVRHIPGRATSNIRKVLKVKTKVRDTNIHHAIDAILIGLTNHSWLQKLSNTFRENLGVIDDKARARIKKDIPLIEGIEPKELVEMIEDRYNEFGENSIFYKDIFGKTKAVNFWVSKKPMVSKVHKDTIYAKKANGIYTVRENITNKFISLKVTTTTKYDDFMKKFEKEILHKMYLYKTNKNDVICKIVQNKADEIASLLEEFSAIDTKDKELVSESKIKLDNLIHKPLIDNNQNIIRKVKFYQTNLTGFEIRGGLATKEKTFIGFKAYLENEKLQYERVDVSNYEKIRKEKDNSFKVYKNDIVFFIYSDGSFRGGKIVSFLEDKKMGAFSNPKFPASIGLQPDSFLTIFNGKANSHKQQSLNKAIGIIKLNLDILGNIKSYQKIGSCNSEQLDFIKNIKS comes from the coding sequence ATGAAAAAAATACTAAGTCTTGATTTAGGTATTACAAGTATTGGTTATAGTGTATTAAAAGAAATGGAAAATGACAAATATTTTTTAATAGATTATGGCGTTAGTATGTTTGATAAAGCAACAGATAAAGATGGCAAGTCTAAAAAACTTTTACATAGTGCCAGTGCAAGTGCTTCAAATCTTGTAAATTTACGAAAACAAAGAAAGAAAAACCTTGCAAAACTTTTTGAGGAGTTTGGGCTTGGAGAACAAGAGTATTTTTTATATCAAGAAAAACAAAATATATATAAAAATAAATGGGAATTAAGAGCAAAAAAAACATTTAGTGAAAAACTTAAGATTGAAGAGTTATTTACAATATTTTATGCCATAGCAAAACATAGAGGTTATAAATCTCTTGATAGCACTGATTTACTTGAAGAATTGTGTGAAGAGTTGAATATACCTTTTAAAGAAGATAAGAAAAGTAAAAAAGATGATGAAAAAGGGAAAATAAAAGCCGCTCTTAAAAATATAGAGAATCTAAAACTTGAATATCCAAACAAAACAGTTGCTACAATAATCTTTGAAGAGGAGTTAAAACAAGCAACGCCGACATTTAGAAATCATGATAACTATAAATATATGATAAGAAGAGAAGATATAAATGATGAGATTGAAAAGATTATAAAATCTCAGGAGAAATTTGGCTTATTTGATAAAGATTTTAATACAGATAATTTTATATCAAAGCTTATACAGACAATAGATGACCAAAAAGAGTCTTCAAATGATATGAACTTATTTGCACCTTGTGAGTTTTATAAAGAGCATAAGGTATCACACCAATATTCACTTATAGCTGATATTTATAAGATGTATCAAGCTGTCTCAAATATCACTTTTAATAAAAAACCTACAATAAAAATATCAAAAGAGCAGATAAAATTAATAGCAGATGATTTTTTCCAAAAAATAAAAAAAGGGAAGAATATTCTTGATATTAAATATAAAGATATTAGAAAGATTTTAAAACTATCTGATGATATAAAAATATTTAATAAAGAAGATAGCTACCTAAATAAAGGAAAAAAACAAGAAAATAGTATTATTAAATTTCATTTTATAAGCAGTTTATCAAAGATAGATAATAGTTTTATTCTAAAAGCTTTTGAAAAAGAAAATCCCTATGTAGAACTAAAAGAGATATTTGATACTTTAGGTTTTGAAAAATCTCCTAAAACAATATATGAAAAACTAAAAAATAAAGTAGATGATAAAACAATTATAGAACTTATTAAAAATAAAACTGGTTCAAGTTTGAGAATTTCATCTTATGCAATGATTAAACTTATACCATATTTTGAACAAGGTTATACTCTTGATGAGATAAAAGAAAAATTAGAATTAAATAGATGTGAAGATTATAGTGAATTTAAAAAAGGAATTAAATATCTTAATGTTTCGCAATTTGAAGAAGATGATAAGCTACCTATAAATAACCACCCCGTAAAGTACGTGGTGAGTGCAAGCTTACGACTTATTAAACATCTTCATATTACTTACGGAGCATTTGATGAAATAAGAGTAGAAAGTACAAGAGAACTTAGTCTTAGTGAAGATGCAAAAAAAGAGATAGAAAAAGCTAATAGGGCTTTAGAAAAACAAATAGATGAGATTGTAGGAAACAAAGAATATCAAAAAATTGCAGAACAATATGGAAAAAACTTAAGAAAATATGCACGTAAGATTTTGATGTATGAAGAACAAAATAGAAGAGATATTTATACAGGAAAAGGTATAGAATTTGAAGATATATTTACAAATACAGTTGATTTAGACCATATCGTGCCTCAAAGTGTAGGAGGACTTTCTGTAAAACACAACTTTGTTTTAGTTCATAGAGATAGTAATCTTCAAAAATCAAATCAACTACCTATGGATTTTATAAAAGATAAAGAGGATTTCAAAAATAGGGTAGAAGACTTATTTAAAGAGCATAAAATTAATTGGAAGAAGAAAATAAATCTATTAGCAACAAATCTTGATGAGGTTTTCAAAGATACTTTTGAAAGTAAAAGTTTAAGAGCTACAAGTTATATAGAAGCCCTAACTGCACAAATTTTAAAAAGATATTACCCTTTTTCAAATGAAAAAAAACAAAAAGATGGTAGTGAGGTAAGACATATCCCAGGAAGAGCTACATCAAATATACGAAAAGTATTAAAAGTAAAAACAAAAGTAAGAGATACTAATATTCACCATGCAATAGATGCGATTTTAATTGGACTTACAAATCATTCTTGGCTTCAAAAATTATCAAATACTTTTAGAGAAAATTTGGGTGTTATAGACGATAAAGCAAGAGCTAGAATAAAAAAAGATATTCCACTTATCGAAGGAATTGAACCAAAAGAGCTTGTAGAGATGATAGAAGATAGATACAATGAGTTTGGAGAAAATAGTATCTTTTATAAAGATATTTTTGGTAAAACAAAAGCAGTGAATTTTTGGGTATCGAAAAAACCAATGGTTTCAAAAGTACATAAAGATACTATATATGCTAAAAAAGCAAATGGTATTTATACAGTTAGAGAAAATATTACCAATAAATTTATATCACTTAAAGTGACAACGACAACTAAATATGATGATTTTATGAAAAAGTTTGAAAAAGAGATATTGCATAAAATGTATTTATATAAAACAAATAAAAATGATGTGATATGTAAAATAGTTCAAAATAAGGCAGATGAAATAGCTTCACTTTTAGAAGAGTTTAGTGCTATTGATACAAAAGATAAAGAACTTGTAAGTGAATCAAAAATAAAACTTGACAATTTAATACATAAACCACTTATAGATAATAATCAAAATATCATACGAAAAGTGAAGTTTTATCAAACAAACCTCACAGGGTTTGAGATAAGAGGAGGTCTTGCTACTAAGGAAAAAACATTTATAGGGTTTAAAGCATATTTAGAAAATGAAAAATTGCAATATGAAAGAGTAGATGTATCTAACTATGAAAAAATAAGAAAAGAAAAAGATAATAGTTTTAAAGTATATAAAAATGATATAGTATTTTTTATTTATTCTGATGGAAGTTTTAGGGGTGGAAAGATTGTGAGTTTTCTTGAAGATAAGAAAATGGGTGCATTTTCTAATCCCAAGTTTCCCGCAAGCATTGGACTTCAACCAGACTCATTTTTAACTATATTTAATGGTAAAGCAAATAGTCATAAACAACAATCTTTAAATAAAGCAATTGGAATAATAAAATTAAACCTAGATATTTTAGGAAATATAAAATCATATCAAAAAATAGGCTCTTGTAATAGTGAACAGTTAGATTTTATTAAAAATATAAAAAGTTGA
- the selA gene encoding L-seryl-tRNA(Sec) selenium transferase, producing MSLLKSIPKVDRFINNKVFNDFSKSLITQISKELIANLRADILANKIDTIDEQKLIYNVISKYNSLLSPSLQSVINATGIIVHTNLGRSLINEKSFKKALNIATSYNNLEYDLEKGKRGERYSHIVKTLQALTGCEDAIVVNNNASAVFLVLNTFSKGKEAVVSRGELVEIGGSFRVPDVMVQSGAILKEIGTTNKTHLKDYVNAVNENTSMLMKVHKSNYTIEGFTSEVSYEDIVKTAKEKNVIDYYDMGSGHIIDLPYNLDLAEPSILKIMKYNPSLLSFSGDKLLGSVQAGIIIGKKELIDKIKQNQLLRMLRVDKITLSILEDTLTSYLENKLDDIPTLKMLNTPVEELEKRALTLKNSIDSICDCSIIKTQSLIGGGTTPNKKIPTIALSISYKDYKVNKIEKILRNENLITRIENEKVLIDFRSIQENEIKKIEAIIKKVFN from the coding sequence ATGAGTTTATTAAAAAGCATTCCAAAGGTTGATAGGTTTATCAACAACAAAGTGTTTAATGATTTTTCAAAATCTTTAATAACACAAATATCAAAAGAGTTAATCGCCAATTTAAGAGCTGATATTTTAGCAAACAAAATAGATACTATTGATGAGCAAAAACTTATTTATAATGTGATTTCAAAGTATAATTCTCTTCTTTCACCCTCTTTACAAAGTGTTATAAATGCAACTGGAATTATTGTTCATACAAATCTAGGGCGTTCTTTGATAAATGAAAAAAGTTTTAAAAAAGCTTTAAATATTGCAACATCATATAACAATCTTGAATACGATTTAGAAAAAGGCAAAAGGGGTGAGCGATATTCTCACATTGTTAAAACTCTTCAAGCTTTGACAGGTTGTGAAGATGCTATTGTTGTAAACAACAATGCAAGTGCTGTTTTCTTGGTATTAAATACTTTTTCAAAAGGCAAGGAAGCAGTTGTAAGTCGTGGTGAACTTGTTGAAATTGGCGGAAGTTTTAGAGTTCCTGATGTGATGGTTCAAAGTGGAGCTATTTTAAAAGAGATTGGAACTACAAATAAAACTCATTTAAAAGATTATGTAAATGCTGTAAATGAAAACACTTCAATGCTTATGAAAGTTCATAAATCAAACTATACTATTGAGGGTTTTACTTCTGAAGTTTCTTATGAAGATATTGTTAAAACTGCAAAAGAAAAAAACGTGATTGATTATTATGATATGGGAAGTGGTCATATAATTGACTTGCCTTATAATCTTGACCTTGCCGAGCCTTCTATTTTAAAAATAATGAAATACAATCCAAGTTTATTAAGCTTTTCAGGTGATAAACTATTAGGTTCTGTTCAAGCTGGTATTATCATTGGTAAAAAAGAGTTAATAGATAAGATTAAACAAAATCAACTTTTAAGAATGCTAAGAGTTGATAAGATTACACTAAGTATTTTAGAAGATACTCTTACTTCATATTTAGAAAATAAACTTGATGATATTCCTACTTTAAAAATGTTAAATACTCCTGTAGAAGAGTTAGAAAAAAGAGCTTTAACTTTAAAAAATTCAATAGATTCTATTTGTGATTGCAGTATTATAAAAACTCAATCTTTAATAGGTGGAGGAACAACTCCAAATAAAAAGATTCCAACTATTGCTTTAAGTATTTCATACAAAGATTACAAAGTAAATAAAATTGAGAAAATACTAAGAAATGAGAATCTAATCACAAGAATAGAAAATGAAAAAGTTTTAATCGACTTTAGAAGTATTCAAGAAAATGAAATAAAAAAAATTGAAGCTATAATCAAAAAGGTTTTTAACTAA
- the selB gene encoding selenocysteine-specific translation elongation factor has protein sequence MANIIIGTAGHIDHGKTALIKALNGYEGDSTNEEKQRGITIDLSFSNLSRAQQNIAFIDVPGHEKLVKNMIAGAFGFDYVMLVVSAVEGIMPQTIEHIEIINLLGIKDLILVITKSDLVSADELEKTKEKTLSFLNDFDFDIKFVQEVSIYKPESIEKLKNNLFTIKNSTKQEENFFRYYVDRVFSPKGIGTVVTGTVLGKKLELNEKVFICQAQKESKIKNIQVHNENTLEANISNRAALNLQGINSTNIKRGDLITKKGHIRGFDEIDISFKALKGKKVHHNKSYTIFIGAKKFEAKILLFDSTEELDSGFATIKADENLFTIFAEKLIIRQGNQTISGGKVLNPIIDPMKKNQKKQLLESLNENNFKDAYYQLLQAHKKGLGIISSAQRFALSHEEAISFAKDLENVFIDEKELVVYPIETKELIINSIRDIYTKNSYALLSNASIGLRLKWASTSFIQLALDDLVNEDFLSKDNNLYKNANIKEDFAKNLEDSFLARLKDEDITPTAPYNIYDELDLDRKLGDDILKALTAKKQVVRLQHNLFIHSESLNNIIIKMKEIIKEDGFIQIANFKEKFPMSRKYLVTYLDYLDNFSNIKKIENKRVFV, from the coding sequence ATGGCAAATATAATCATAGGAACAGCAGGACATATTGACCATGGAAAAACTGCTCTAATCAAAGCCTTAAATGGTTATGAAGGTGATAGTACAAACGAGGAAAAACAAAGAGGTATTACTATTGATTTATCTTTTTCAAATCTTTCACGAGCGCAACAAAATATTGCTTTTATTGATGTTCCAGGACATGAAAAACTTGTAAAAAATATGATTGCAGGTGCTTTTGGATTTGATTATGTAATGTTGGTTGTTTCTGCTGTTGAAGGTATTATGCCTCAAACTATTGAGCATATTGAGATTATTAATTTACTTGGAATAAAAGATTTAATTTTAGTAATTACAAAAAGTGATTTAGTTAGTGCAGACGAACTAGAAAAAACAAAAGAAAAAACTCTTTCATTTTTAAATGACTTTGATTTTGATATTAAATTTGTACAAGAAGTTTCAATATATAAACCCGAATCAATAGAAAAACTAAAAAACAACTTGTTTACGATTAAAAATTCTACAAAACAAGAAGAAAACTTCTTTAGATATTATGTAGATAGAGTTTTTTCACCAAAAGGAATTGGTACAGTTGTAACAGGAACAGTATTAGGGAAAAAGCTTGAGTTAAATGAAAAAGTATTTATTTGCCAAGCACAAAAAGAATCAAAAATAAAAAATATTCAAGTACATAATGAAAATACTCTTGAAGCAAATATTTCAAATAGAGCTGCTTTAAACTTACAAGGAATAAATAGTACAAATATAAAAAGAGGTGATTTAATCACAAAAAAAGGTCATATTAGAGGCTTTGATGAAATAGATATCTCTTTTAAGGCTTTAAAAGGAAAAAAAGTACATCACAATAAATCATATACTATATTTATTGGTGCAAAGAAATTTGAAGCTAAAATCTTATTATTTGATTCAACAGAGGAATTAGATAGTGGTTTTGCCACAATTAAAGCAGATGAAAACTTATTTACTATATTTGCAGAAAAACTAATCATTAGACAAGGAAATCAAACTATTTCAGGTGGAAAAGTTTTAAATCCAATTATTGATCCAATGAAAAAGAATCAAAAGAAACAGTTATTAGAATCTTTAAATGAGAACAACTTTAAAGATGCATATTATCAACTTCTTCAAGCTCATAAAAAAGGATTAGGAATAATCTCTTCAGCTCAAAGATTTGCACTTTCTCATGAAGAAGCTATATCATTTGCTAAAGATTTAGAAAATGTATTTATTGATGAAAAAGAGCTTGTGGTTTATCCTATTGAAACAAAAGAATTAATCATAAATTCAATAAGAGATATTTATACTAAAAACAGTTATGCCCTACTTTCAAATGCATCAATTGGCTTACGATTAAAATGGGCTAGTACTTCTTTTATTCAATTAGCACTTGATGATTTAGTAAATGAAGACTTTTTATCTAAGGATAATAATCTATATAAAAATGCAAATATCAAAGAGGATTTTGCAAAGAATTTAGAAGATTCATTTTTAGCAAGATTAAAAGATGAAGATATTACACCAACTGCACCTTATAATATCTATGATGAACTAGATTTAGATAGAAAATTAGGTGATGATATTTTAAAAGCTTTAACAGCAAAAAAACAAGTCGTTAGACTTCAGCATAATCTTTTTATTCACTCTGAAAGCTTAAATAATATTATTATAAAAATGAAAGAGATTATAAAAGAAGATGGTTTTATTCAAATTGCTAATTTTAAAGAAAAATTTCCAATGAGTAGAAAATATCTAGTAACTTATTTAGATTATCTTGATAATTTCTCAAATATTAAAAAAATCGAAAATAAAAGGGTATTTGTATAA
- a CDS encoding UvrD-helicase domain-containing protein: protein MTLTKEQENIINAKEESFKINAVAGSGKTTTLLEYAKKNSHLKILYLAYNKSLQVSLQKKLKEYNLNHMNVSTIHSLAYQKVSAYQYNLAHDLKIQVIEQLLNGYEQTFNKRTNYYPVAEYVALIKDLVNFYCNSSLIALDLKLLESYKKHGDLSAKVLELLNKDEKKALNHLKHILSAMKNKLIDATHDFYLKMFYLNKKVSTNLGYDLILVDEAQDISDVMIGIVEAQKCRRIYVGDSFQQIYSFRYAINALNKIELPAYELSKSFRFSNTYAKYLEQNLNSLYKNNNGKLLKISGLDTITNIGEKAIDYKKPICVIARSTFGLIQQIVHFIQDDKKIYFEGGYGSYSFMNQTVYSIFHLKEKKNDKITVDEIKDFETIQELEQFAKDTKNQDYLNIIKFINTYGDNIFEINKKIKSQITTTKDEADLIFTTTHKSKGLEYDQVIMADDFITKKELSNPKNKVSFLKLNEELNIYYVAATRVKSAIYPASLNLDYVYKEGDENNFSKSTYTKYSGKKTSGKKMKQMQEEWLKKNRINKVNAF from the coding sequence ATGACATTAACTAAAGAGCAAGAAAATATAATAAATGCAAAAGAAGAGTCTTTTAAAATAAATGCCGTTGCAGGGAGTGGTAAAACTACTACTTTACTTGAATATGCAAAAAAAAACTCTCATCTAAAGATTTTATATCTTGCATATAATAAATCACTACAAGTAAGCCTACAAAAAAAACTAAAAGAATATAATCTAAATCATATGAATGTGAGTACAATTCACTCTTTGGCATATCAAAAAGTAAGTGCTTACCAATACAATTTAGCACACGATTTAAAAATTCAAGTAATAGAGCAACTATTAAATGGTTATGAGCAAACTTTTAACAAAAGAACAAACTATTATCCTGTTGCTGAATATGTTGCTTTGATAAAAGATTTAGTAAATTTTTATTGTAATTCATCATTAATCGCACTTGATCTGAAACTATTAGAATCATACAAAAAACACGGTGATTTAAGTGCAAAAGTTTTAGAACTATTAAATAAAGATGAGAAAAAAGCACTAAACCATTTAAAACATATTTTATCTGCAATGAAAAATAAACTAATAGATGCTACTCACGATTTTTATTTAAAAATGTTTTATTTAAACAAAAAAGTCAGCACAAATCTTGGTTATGATTTAATACTTGTAGATGAAGCACAGGATATTTCAGATGTAATGATTGGAATTGTCGAAGCACAAAAATGTAGACGTATTTATGTTGGTGATTCTTTTCAACAAATCTACTCTTTTAGATACGCTATAAACGCTTTAAATAAAATAGAATTACCAGCTTATGAACTATCAAAAAGCTTTAGATTTAGTAATACTTATGCAAAATATTTAGAGCAAAATTTAAACTCATTATATAAAAATAACAATGGCAAACTTCTAAAAATTTCAGGTCTTGATACGATTACCAATATTGGTGAAAAAGCAATTGATTATAAAAAACCTATTTGTGTTATTGCTCGTTCAACTTTTGGTCTTATTCAACAAATAGTTCACTTTATTCAAGATGATAAAAAAATATATTTTGAAGGTGGTTATGGTTCTTACTCATTTATGAATCAAACTGTTTATTCTATTTTTCATCTAAAAGAGAAAAAGAATGACAAAATAACAGTAGATGAAATAAAAGATTTTGAAACAATTCAAGAGTTAGAACAGTTTGCAAAAGATACAAAAAATCAAGATTATCTAAATATTATTAAGTTTATTAATACTTATGGCGATAATATATTTGAGATAAATAAAAAGATAAAATCACAAATAACAACAACAAAAGATGAAGCTGATTTAATTTTTACAACTACTCATAAATCAAAAGGTTTAGAGTATGATCAAGTTATTATGGCAGATGATTTTATTACAAAAAAAGAGTTATCAAATCCTAAAAATAAAGTTTCATTTTTAAAACTAAATGAAGAGCTAAATATCTATTATGTAGCAGCAACTAGGGTTAAAAGTGCCATTTATCCAGCTTCTTTAAACTTAGATTATGTTTACAAAGAAGGTGATGAAAATAACTTCTCAAAATCTACTTATACTAAATATTCAGGCAAAAAAACAAGTGGTAAAAAAATGAAACAAATGCAAGAAGAGTGGTTAAAGAAAAATAGAATAAATAAAGTGAATGCTTTCTAA